One stretch of Carcharodon carcharias isolate sCarCar2 chromosome 20, sCarCar2.pri, whole genome shotgun sequence DNA includes these proteins:
- the LOC121292652 gene encoding glia maturation factor beta-like isoform X3, translating to MVILDEEYENISPEELKNELPEHQPRFVVYSYRYKHTDGRISYPLCFIFFSPCGCKPEQQMIYAGSKIGLVDIAEFTKVFEIRNTEDFSEEWLCKKLGFFR from the exons ATGGTGATTCTGGACGAAGAGTATGAG AATATTTCCCCAGAAGAACTCAAGAATGAACTACCTGAGCATCAACCCAG ATTTGTAGTCTACAGCTACAGATATAAACATACTGATGGAAGGATCTCCTATCCACTATGCTTTATATTCTTTAGTCCTTGTG GTTGCAAGCCTGAACAGCAGATGATTTATGCTGGTAGCAAAATTGGGTTGGTGGACATAGCAGAGTTTACCAAG gtGTTTGAAATTAGGAATACAGAAGACTTTAGCGAAGAATGGCTCTGCAAAAAATTGGGATTTTTCCGTTAG
- the LOC121292652 gene encoding glia maturation factor beta-like isoform X2 encodes MIDQEQHMVILDEEYENISPEELKNELPEHQPRFVVYSYRYKHTDGRISYPLCFIFFSPCGCKPEQQMIYAGSKIGLVDIAEFTKVFEIRNTEDFSEEWLCKKLGFFR; translated from the exons ATG ATTGATCAGGAGCAACATATGGTGATTCTGGACGAAGAGTATGAG AATATTTCCCCAGAAGAACTCAAGAATGAACTACCTGAGCATCAACCCAG ATTTGTAGTCTACAGCTACAGATATAAACATACTGATGGAAGGATCTCCTATCCACTATGCTTTATATTCTTTAGTCCTTGTG GTTGCAAGCCTGAACAGCAGATGATTTATGCTGGTAGCAAAATTGGGTTGGTGGACATAGCAGAGTTTACCAAG gtGTTTGAAATTAGGAATACAGAAGACTTTAGCGAAGAATGGCTCTGCAAAAAATTGGGATTTTTCCGTTAG
- the LOC121292652 gene encoding glia maturation factor beta-like isoform X1: MSCPVSLCGVDEQLMEKLKKFRFRKETTNAALIMKIDQEQHMVILDEEYENISPEELKNELPEHQPRFVVYSYRYKHTDGRISYPLCFIFFSPCGCKPEQQMIYAGSKIGLVDIAEFTKVFEIRNTEDFSEEWLCKKLGFFR; encoded by the exons ATG AGCTGCCCAGTGAGTTTGTGCGGTGTCGACGAACAGCTGATGGAAAAGCTTAAAAAATTTCGCTTTCGCAAAGAAACCACGAATGCTGCTCTGATAA TGAAGATTGATCAGGAGCAACATATGGTGATTCTGGACGAAGAGTATGAG AATATTTCCCCAGAAGAACTCAAGAATGAACTACCTGAGCATCAACCCAG ATTTGTAGTCTACAGCTACAGATATAAACATACTGATGGAAGGATCTCCTATCCACTATGCTTTATATTCTTTAGTCCTTGTG GTTGCAAGCCTGAACAGCAGATGATTTATGCTGGTAGCAAAATTGGGTTGGTGGACATAGCAGAGTTTACCAAG gtGTTTGAAATTAGGAATACAGAAGACTTTAGCGAAGAATGGCTCTGCAAAAAATTGGGATTTTTCCGTTAG